Proteins encoded in a region of the Haloarcula sp. CBA1129 genome:
- a CDS encoding ABC transporter substrate-binding protein, whose product MYSDSRRSVLKKCLAVGSLGLSSGCLGSLSGSGDTVQFGALLPLSGALAPLGQHGKRMVEQAVNDVNAGGGIGGNSVEVTVLDTEASAETAVEQYRSLADRGVIGFVGGLVSDASLALAPEAASDEIMEVSPASTAPQLSTAGRANGRKYFGRTVPSDGTQAVVMAKAVDDPLYIGADSVALLSIDNSFGAGLADAQREALDAEIVADVRYDPSSESFDDALADVFQNDPDAVSFTSVSGQERSILDAYNQSEYDVPWVLSAGMFGGDLPSYYDGFYSASLSSARTQAYFELVRRLSDIDQPRAYSVNAYDALFLMACAAEQAGESSGPAIADAIQSVSGGSGHTVSVGDFGRVRSLTEAGREVNYQGASGSVDLTGNLEPLSSYLIERVTNGSVESLELLQPQFFKSGGNR is encoded by the coding sequence ATGTACTCAGATTCGAGGCGTAGTGTTCTCAAAAAGTGTTTAGCCGTTGGGAGCTTGGGCCTCTCGTCTGGCTGCCTTGGTTCTCTAAGCGGGAGCGGTGACACTGTTCAGTTTGGTGCACTACTCCCACTCAGTGGTGCACTTGCCCCACTCGGGCAACACGGCAAGCGCATGGTTGAGCAGGCTGTGAACGATGTCAACGCTGGCGGTGGGATCGGCGGTAATAGCGTCGAAGTGACCGTCCTCGATACCGAGGCGAGCGCCGAAACTGCTGTCGAGCAGTACCGCTCGCTCGCCGACCGTGGTGTCATCGGTTTCGTCGGTGGCCTCGTCAGTGACGCGTCACTCGCGCTCGCGCCGGAGGCGGCCAGCGATGAGATAATGGAAGTCAGTCCAGCCAGTACCGCCCCGCAGCTCTCGACTGCTGGCCGGGCTAACGGCCGGAAATACTTCGGCCGGACGGTGCCAAGCGACGGGACGCAGGCGGTGGTGATGGCGAAAGCCGTCGACGACCCGCTGTATATCGGTGCGGACTCCGTCGCGTTACTGAGCATCGACAACTCGTTCGGTGCTGGACTGGCGGACGCACAGCGTGAGGCACTGGACGCCGAGATTGTCGCCGACGTTCGGTACGACCCGTCGTCGGAATCATTCGACGACGCGCTCGCAGACGTGTTCCAGAACGATCCTGATGCCGTCAGCTTCACCAGCGTCTCCGGTCAGGAGCGAAGCATCCTCGATGCATACAATCAGTCGGAGTACGACGTTCCGTGGGTGCTGTCTGCGGGGATGTTCGGCGGCGATCTCCCGTCGTACTACGATGGGTTCTACAGCGCGTCGCTGTCATCTGCGAGAACGCAGGCGTACTTCGAACTCGTCCGCCGCCTCTCGGACATCGACCAGCCCAGAGCGTACTCGGTCAACGCGTACGACGCGCTGTTTTTGATGGCGTGTGCCGCCGAACAGGCCGGAGAGAGCAGCGGGCCGGCGATCGCAGACGCCATTCAGTCGGTCTCTGGCGGGTCCGGACACACCGTCTCGGTCGGCGACTTCGGCCGGGTTCGGTCACTTACCGAAGCAGGACGTGAAGTGAATTACCAAGGTGCGTCGGGAAGCGTCGACCTGACAGGGAATCTCGAACCGCTGAGCTCGTATCTGATCGAACGTGTCACTAACGGCTCGGTCGAATCGCTTGAGCTGTTACAACCACAGTTCTTCAAATCGGGAGGGAACCGATGA
- a CDS encoding methyl-accepting chemotaxis protein, protein MSSLPSRMVQATERALPNVIRRRYAAKFGVLLLGVVVLLALGGAAINLETGALVESQTEEQIRGVAESQSSSVSTWVSNKQSTASFLAASIGDRSDSTSDRENQRWLEQKLIGLPGDVRALHYVDAADGTVTASTDDELNGVALSDVDDPWTDASGAVVSSGPTGTSEAYLSGNESVIAFVQPVSGSNEYVVLTASLEARSHEFTSPFATGDVKVVGSNGQIILDNRKSSILEEYAATGDATDTSVEAALNGETGYKSVSARTGMEDGQYVMAYTPVTGTEWALLYHVPQDRAFALQSAVSENIALLLALAVGALFVVGVTIGRGTANALSRVAESAEDIAAGDINSTLPETTRVDEMGQLYDSFASMQAYLTTAADQADALAEKRFDDPALDESIPGEFGAALEEMGEDIQTLITDVEAARDEAEAAKEDAEEMASALEAKAAEFSDVMDRSAAGDLTQRMATDSDYDAMVDIAESFNEMIAELERTVNRIEGFAGTVDSSTETISASAQEVRSASEQVSESVQQIAEGADEQNRNIQQVSDEMTDLSATVEEITSSTDEVASKSQQAVNDGESGREYAEQAAAEIEALERKSTEAIEQVESLAAEMERIGEVTTLIDEIAEQTNMLALNANIEAARAGEAGEGFAVVAREIKTLAEETQEATTDIESMIDDIRSRTDSTVEDMQEMGESVDTGKETVENATDALTSIVQQVNEANDGVQAISDATDEQAASMEEVVSMAEEVGSISEETSSEAENVAASAEEQTASITEVTEKIQSLSSQATDLKDLIDQFETSDAGDSSELGTHDSGGTALTDD, encoded by the coding sequence ATGAGTTCGCTCCCAAGCCGGATGGTGCAGGCGACGGAGCGCGCGCTCCCCAACGTCATTCGGCGGCGGTACGCGGCGAAGTTCGGTGTGCTGTTGCTCGGCGTGGTCGTCTTGCTCGCACTCGGTGGGGCAGCCATCAACCTCGAAACGGGGGCGCTGGTCGAGTCACAGACAGAGGAGCAAATCCGCGGTGTTGCGGAGTCACAGTCGAGTTCCGTCTCCACGTGGGTCTCGAACAAGCAGTCGACGGCGTCGTTCCTTGCGGCGTCTATCGGTGACCGGTCCGACTCGACTTCGGACAGGGAAAATCAGCGGTGGCTCGAACAGAAGCTCATTGGGCTCCCGGGCGACGTCCGGGCGCTTCATTACGTCGACGCCGCTGACGGTACAGTCACCGCCAGCACCGATGACGAGCTGAACGGCGTCGCACTGAGCGACGTTGACGATCCGTGGACCGATGCGAGTGGTGCAGTCGTCTCGTCGGGACCGACGGGTACGTCCGAAGCGTACCTGAGCGGTAACGAATCAGTTATCGCGTTCGTCCAGCCCGTCTCCGGCAGTAACGAATACGTGGTGTTGACGGCGTCGCTCGAGGCGCGCTCCCACGAGTTCACGTCACCGTTTGCGACCGGCGACGTGAAGGTCGTCGGGTCGAACGGACAGATCATACTCGACAATCGAAAGAGTTCGATTCTCGAAGAATACGCGGCAACCGGGGACGCGACCGACACGAGTGTCGAAGCGGCATTGAACGGTGAAACCGGTTACAAATCGGTCTCCGCCAGAACGGGCATGGAAGACGGGCAGTACGTGATGGCGTACACGCCGGTCACCGGCACGGAGTGGGCGCTGCTGTACCACGTCCCGCAGGACCGGGCCTTCGCCCTACAGTCGGCTGTCTCCGAGAACATCGCGCTTCTCTTAGCGCTGGCCGTCGGGGCGCTGTTCGTCGTCGGCGTGACAATCGGGCGCGGAACCGCGAACGCACTCTCCCGCGTGGCTGAAAGCGCCGAGGACATCGCTGCCGGTGACATCAACAGTACGCTCCCGGAGACCACCCGCGTTGACGAGATGGGACAGCTGTACGACTCATTCGCGTCGATGCAGGCATACCTGACGACCGCCGCGGATCAGGCCGACGCACTCGCCGAAAAGCGGTTCGACGACCCGGCGCTCGACGAGAGCATCCCCGGTGAGTTCGGTGCGGCGCTGGAGGAGATGGGCGAAGACATCCAGACGTTGATTACCGACGTCGAGGCCGCCAGAGACGAGGCGGAGGCGGCGAAAGAAGACGCCGAGGAAATGGCGTCCGCCCTCGAAGCAAAGGCAGCCGAATTCAGCGATGTGATGGACCGGTCGGCGGCCGGGGACCTCACACAGCGGATGGCAACCGATAGCGACTACGACGCGATGGTCGATATCGCAGAGAGTTTCAACGAGATGATCGCTGAACTCGAACGGACAGTCAACCGCATCGAAGGGTTCGCCGGAACGGTCGACAGTTCGACCGAGACGATTTCCGCGAGCGCACAGGAAGTGCGGTCGGCCAGCGAACAGGTGAGCGAGTCGGTGCAACAGATCGCCGAGGGCGCTGACGAGCAAAACAGGAACATCCAGCAGGTGAGCGACGAGATGACCGACCTGTCGGCGACTGTCGAGGAAATCACCTCGTCGACCGACGAAGTCGCGTCGAAGTCACAACAGGCCGTCAACGACGGCGAGTCCGGCCGCGAATACGCTGAGCAGGCCGCCGCCGAAATCGAGGCGCTCGAACGGAAGTCCACCGAGGCTATCGAACAGGTCGAGTCCCTCGCGGCGGAGATGGAGCGCATCGGCGAGGTCACGACGCTCATCGACGAGATCGCGGAACAGACGAACATGCTCGCGCTCAACGCGAACATCGAGGCCGCCCGGGCCGGTGAGGCGGGCGAAGGGTTCGCTGTCGTGGCCCGCGAGATCAAGACGCTCGCCGAGGAAACGCAGGAAGCAACGACCGACATCGAGTCGATGATCGACGACATTCGGTCCCGGACTGACTCGACCGTCGAGGATATGCAGGAGATGGGTGAGAGCGTCGACACCGGGAAAGAGACGGTCGAAAACGCGACCGACGCGCTGACCAGTATCGTCCAGCAGGTCAACGAGGCAAACGACGGCGTGCAGGCAATCAGCGACGCGACCGACGAACAGGCCGCCTCGATGGAGGAAGTCGTCTCGATGGCCGAGGAAGTCGGCTCGATCAGCGAGGAGACGTCTTCCGAGGCCGAGAACGTCGCCGCGTCCGCAGAGGAACAGACGGCGTCGATTACGGAGGTCACCGAGAAGATACAGTCCCTCTCCAGTCAGGCGACTGACCTCAAGGACCTCATCGACCAGTTCGAAACCAGCGATGCCGGTGACAGTAGTGAACTGGGAACACACGACTCGGGCGGAACTGCGCTGACCGACGACTGA
- a CDS encoding sodium:calcium antiporter, with amino-acid sequence MQVAVALTLTVGWIYLFLSGSEVGNVTTVAVSGLAVLGASFLLAWGAETAEKDVPRAFAIAVLAILAVAPEYAVDALYAWNAGAGGATTEACSQLSAQAIEASETSLARACHDANLAIANMTGANRILIGLGWAGIAVFTVWRAAKTRDPAVTKRDGFLRDAVELDTDIATEISFLFLATMWAFLVPLGGGIGILDTLFLVGLYVAYIGLVLKSDIEHSEHTVGVPKYFQDWSLPWRPLVVLALFGYSGVMIFTAVEPFAHGLEEIGVANGIPEFFMIQWVAPLASESPELIVVAVLVNKARSTAGFNALISSKLNQWTLLIGTIAVVYSIALGGYGVLPFDARQGAEIWITAAQSFFALAILVNFEISIREAIGLFVLFISQVILEFALIRDLVALSISSHDLLLAYTGLYVLIGAGLFVQRREALKHLFGLAGDAVRTALGREPIHPENAD; translated from the coding sequence ATGCAAGTCGCAGTCGCGCTTACCCTGACTGTCGGCTGGATCTATCTGTTTCTTTCCGGCAGTGAAGTCGGGAACGTGACCACCGTCGCGGTCAGCGGGCTCGCCGTCCTCGGGGCGTCGTTCCTTCTGGCATGGGGCGCTGAAACCGCCGAGAAGGATGTCCCGAGGGCGTTCGCTATCGCTGTCCTTGCCATTCTCGCCGTGGCCCCCGAGTACGCTGTCGACGCGCTGTATGCTTGGAACGCCGGGGCTGGTGGGGCGACGACAGAAGCCTGTAGCCAACTCTCCGCACAGGCTATCGAGGCCAGCGAGACATCGCTGGCCCGCGCCTGTCACGACGCAAATCTGGCCATCGCGAACATGACCGGCGCGAACCGCATCCTCATCGGTCTTGGCTGGGCTGGCATCGCCGTCTTCACCGTCTGGCGGGCTGCGAAAACACGGGACCCAGCAGTCACGAAACGTGACGGGTTCCTGCGAGACGCCGTCGAGCTGGATACCGACATCGCGACCGAAATCTCCTTCCTCTTTCTGGCGACGATGTGGGCGTTTCTCGTCCCCCTTGGCGGCGGTATCGGTATCCTCGACACGCTGTTTCTGGTCGGTCTCTACGTCGCGTACATCGGACTCGTGCTCAAGTCCGACATCGAACACAGCGAGCACACCGTCGGCGTACCGAAGTATTTCCAGGACTGGTCGCTGCCGTGGCGGCCGCTGGTCGTGCTGGCGCTGTTTGGCTACTCCGGTGTGATGATTTTCACGGCCGTCGAGCCGTTCGCGCACGGCCTCGAAGAAATCGGTGTCGCGAACGGCATTCCCGAGTTCTTCATGATCCAGTGGGTCGCCCCGCTGGCCAGCGAGTCGCCCGAGCTCATCGTCGTCGCCGTGCTGGTCAACAAGGCCCGGTCGACCGCTGGGTTCAACGCCCTCATCTCCTCGAAGCTCAACCAGTGGACGCTGCTCATCGGGACCATCGCGGTGGTGTACTCCATCGCGCTCGGCGGATACGGCGTCCTGCCGTTCGACGCCAGACAGGGCGCGGAAATCTGGATTACGGCGGCTCAGTCCTTCTTCGCGCTCGCGATTCTGGTCAACTTCGAGATCAGTATTCGCGAAGCAATCGGGCTGTTCGTGCTGTTCATTTCGCAAGTGATTCTTGAGTTCGCCCTCATCAGGGACCTCGTCGCCCTGTCGATATCGAGTCACGACCTCCTGCTGGCGTACACGGGCCTGTACGTCCTCATCGGGGCCGGCCTGTTCGTCCAGCGTCGCGAGGCGCTGAAACACCTGTTCGGGCTGGCCGGTGACGCCGTCCGGACCGCACTGGGGCGTGAGCCGATCCACCCGGAGAACGCCGACTGA
- a CDS encoding shikimate dehydrogenase — MDVYGLIGNPVGHSLSPPMHEAGYEALGLDARYVTFEPPADAGAEAIEAARTLSVDGLNVTIPFKQDVLDAVDPAPLAERIGAVNTIDFDGGTPTGYNTDAVGAVRALAHHDVSLSGTAVVVGAGGAGRAVAFGLADEGLSVRIANRTETKAHALANEVPDATGHGLDSLSDLLADADILVNCTSVGMEEDATPVPGEALHGDLAVLDAVYTPIETRLLQDAAAAGATTVDGAWMLLYQGVEAFELWTGEDAPVDRMNRQLRESL; from the coding sequence ATGGACGTTTACGGACTCATCGGGAACCCGGTCGGGCACTCGCTGTCGCCGCCGATGCACGAGGCGGGCTACGAGGCACTGGGTCTCGACGCACGGTATGTCACGTTCGAACCGCCGGCCGATGCTGGTGCAGAAGCCATCGAGGCGGCCCGGACACTCAGCGTCGACGGCCTCAACGTCACCATCCCGTTCAAGCAGGACGTGCTAGACGCCGTCGACCCCGCCCCACTCGCCGAGCGAATCGGCGCGGTCAACACCATCGATTTCGACGGTGGGACACCGACGGGCTACAACACGGACGCCGTTGGTGCTGTCCGAGCGCTGGCACACCACGACGTATCACTGTCCGGCACTGCGGTCGTCGTCGGTGCCGGCGGCGCGGGGCGAGCGGTCGCGTTCGGCCTCGCCGACGAGGGGCTGTCGGTGCGAATCGCGAACCGCACCGAAACGAAAGCCCACGCGCTCGCCAACGAGGTTCCAGACGCGACGGGCCACGGGCTTGATTCGCTTTCCGACCTGCTCGCGGACGCCGACATCCTCGTCAACTGCACCAGCGTGGGCATGGAAGAAGACGCGACCCCAGTGCCCGGCGAGGCGCTGCACGGCGACCTCGCGGTACTCGATGCGGTGTACACACCAATCGAGACCCGTCTACTACAGGACGCGGCGGCCGCGGGAGCGACGACCGTCGACGGCGCGTGGATGCTCCTGTATCAGGGGGTCGAGGCGTTCGAACTCTGGACCGGCGAAGACGCCCCCGTAGACCGAATGAACAGGCAATTGCGCGAGAGCCTGTAG
- a CDS encoding helix-hairpin-helix domain-containing protein, with protein sequence MGLLQKLKSVFGLDGAGSSASGTNRDVDVTVEREPATEDEDAVKGTNTATTTESRTSDTADGAGTASGAGSATSTKTDESETAASPTTTDDESASATDDSTTESEPETAADDEDSDSAATAAEEPVEGDDEEAAETDDERSAAPVTDIKGIGPAYADRLADVGIETVGELAAADAADIATDTDLSESRVSGWIERAEES encoded by the coding sequence ATGGGTCTGCTTCAGAAATTGAAATCCGTTTTCGGGCTTGACGGGGCTGGGTCATCCGCGTCGGGGACCAATCGTGACGTGGACGTGACCGTCGAACGAGAGCCCGCTACTGAAGACGAAGACGCCGTCAAAGGAACGAACACCGCGACGACTACCGAGTCCCGAACATCCGATACCGCGGACGGGGCCGGTACTGCATCGGGGGCTGGGAGTGCGACATCCACTAAGACGGACGAGTCGGAGACTGCGGCGTCACCGACCACGACCGACGACGAATCGGCATCTGCGACTGATGATTCTACCACGGAGTCCGAGCCAGAAACAGCGGCCGACGATGAGGACAGCGATTCGGCGGCTACGGCTGCCGAGGAACCGGTCGAGGGTGACGACGAGGAAGCAGCCGAAACTGATGACGAGAGAAGCGCCGCCCCCGTCACGGATATCAAGGGTATCGGACCCGCCTACGCCGACCGACTCGCCGATGTCGGCATCGAGACGGTGGGCGAACTGGCCGCCGCAGACGCGGCCGACATCGCCACGGACACCGACCTCTCCGAAAGCCGCGTTTCGGGCTGGATCGAGCGGGCCGAGGAGTCCTAA
- the pabB gene encoding aminodeoxychorismate synthase, component I: MPSVETDRTAFTDLAADAPPEARIPVEVRVDIDDPFLAYRRARDETGGVYLATTGGQSGWGYFGTAPEDFREVGPGTGETLAALTEFLDGERLVRGDCDVPYPCGAVGWLSYDVARELESLPDSADADRALPRLQVARYDRFAAWEEPRGDSVTMRVTACPRLGGFETPELAYEFGKQHALDLARAATEGDPAVDDPPVEADEATFESDCTREAFADRVRTVKQYIRDGDTFQANVSQRLRAPAAVHPVEAFDALRAVNPAPYSALLEFPGVDLVSASPELLLHRDGDRIETEPIAGTRPRGETPEADDQLEADLLDDEKERAEHAMLVDLERNDLGKVSKFGSVEVSDYRRVDRYSEVMHLVSVVEGRLRDGATLQDAIAAVFPGGTITGAPKPRTMEIIDEVEATRRGPYTGSIGLFGFDGRATLNIVIRTLVRYAEEYHLRVGAGIVHDSDPDSEYQETLDKGRALVNAVDEALGRRVDLSMEDQQ; encoded by the coding sequence ATGCCATCGGTCGAAACGGACCGGACTGCATTCACCGACCTCGCAGCCGACGCGCCCCCGGAGGCACGTATCCCCGTCGAGGTCCGCGTGGATATCGACGACCCGTTTCTCGCCTACCGGCGGGCGCGCGACGAAACTGGCGGCGTGTATCTGGCAACTACCGGCGGACAGTCGGGGTGGGGCTACTTCGGGACGGCCCCGGAGGACTTCCGCGAGGTCGGCCCGGGGACGGGTGAGACGCTCGCCGCACTGACCGAATTCCTCGACGGCGAGCGGCTGGTTCGGGGTGACTGTGACGTGCCGTATCCCTGCGGGGCCGTCGGCTGGCTCTCCTACGACGTGGCGCGAGAGTTGGAGTCACTGCCCGACAGCGCCGACGCCGACCGTGCACTGCCGCGCCTGCAGGTGGCTCGCTACGACCGCTTCGCCGCTTGGGAGGAACCCCGCGGTGACTCGGTGACGATGCGCGTGACGGCCTGCCCGCGACTCGGCGGCTTCGAGACGCCCGAGTTGGCCTACGAGTTCGGTAAGCAACACGCTTTGGACCTCGCACGCGCGGCCACCGAGGGCGACCCAGCCGTCGACGATCCGCCCGTCGAGGCCGACGAAGCGACCTTCGAGAGCGATTGCACGCGCGAGGCCTTCGCCGACCGGGTCCGGACGGTCAAACAGTACATCCGCGACGGCGACACGTTTCAGGCGAACGTCTCACAGCGCCTCCGTGCCCCCGCGGCAGTCCACCCCGTCGAGGCATTCGACGCCCTCCGGGCGGTCAACCCCGCGCCGTACTCCGCCCTGCTTGAGTTCCCCGGCGTCGACCTCGTCAGCGCCAGCCCAGAACTGCTGTTGCACCGCGACGGCGACCGAATCGAGACCGAACCCATCGCTGGCACCCGCCCGCGGGGCGAAACGCCCGAAGCCGACGACCAACTGGAAGCGGACCTGCTCGACGACGAGAAGGAGCGGGCCGAACACGCGATGCTCGTCGACCTCGAACGCAACGACCTCGGAAAAGTGAGCAAATTTGGGAGCGTCGAGGTGTCAGACTACCGGCGCGTCGACCGCTACTCCGAAGTGATGCATCTGGTCTCGGTCGTCGAGGGCAGACTCCGCGACGGCGCGACCCTGCAGGACGCCATCGCCGCGGTGTTCCCCGGCGGGACGATAACCGGCGCGCCCAAGCCCCGGACGATGGAGATAATCGACGAGGTTGAGGCCACGCGACGCGGGCCCTACACCGGCTCCATCGGCCTGTTCGGCTTCGACGGCCGGGCGACGCTGAATATCGTTATCAGGACTTTAGTCCGCTACGCCGAGGAGTACCACCTCCGCGTGGGGGCCGGCATCGTCCACGATTCCGACCCCGACAGCGAGTATCAGGAGACGCTGGACAAGGGCCGCGCACTCGTCAACGCTGTCGACGAGGCGCTGGGGCGGCGCGTCGACCTATCGATGGAGGACCAGCAATGA
- the ftsZ gene encoding cell division protein FtsZ yields MDSIIDDAIDEAEQDGEDAAGGTVEETTSTPSQDMSTSGTMSDEELASVVKDLETKITVVGCGGAGGNTVTRMMEEGIHGAKLVAANTDAQHLADEVAADTKILIGRKRTGGRGAGSVPKIGEEAAQEDIEDIQQSIDGSDMVFVTAGLGGGTGTGAAPVVAQAAQEAGALTISIVTIPFTAEGERRRANADAGLERLRSVSDTVIVVPNDRLLDYAPSMPLQDAFKICDRVLMRSVKGMTELITKPGLVNVDFADVRTIMENGGVAMIGLGESDSENKAQDSIRSALRSPLLDVEFDGANSALVNVVGGPDMSIEEAEGVVEEIYDRIDPDARIIWGASVNNEFEGKMETMIVVTGVESPQIYGQSEAEQEKAAQQLGEDIDYVD; encoded by the coding sequence ATGGATTCGATAATTGACGACGCTATCGACGAGGCAGAACAAGACGGGGAGGACGCGGCGGGCGGAACTGTCGAGGAAACGACATCGACACCGTCTCAGGATATGTCCACATCGGGGACGATGTCAGACGAGGAACTGGCAAGCGTCGTCAAGGACCTCGAAACCAAAATCACGGTCGTCGGCTGCGGGGGCGCTGGCGGGAACACGGTCACCCGGATGATGGAGGAGGGCATCCACGGGGCCAAACTCGTCGCCGCGAACACCGACGCACAGCACCTTGCCGACGAGGTAGCCGCCGACACCAAGATCCTCATCGGCCGCAAGCGCACCGGCGGCCGCGGAGCCGGCTCGGTCCCGAAAATCGGCGAGGAGGCCGCACAGGAAGATATCGAGGACATCCAGCAGTCCATCGACGGCTCTGACATGGTGTTCGTCACGGCGGGTCTCGGCGGCGGAACGGGGACCGGCGCGGCCCCGGTCGTCGCACAGGCTGCGCAAGAAGCTGGCGCACTCACCATCTCTATCGTCACGATTCCGTTTACTGCGGAGGGTGAGCGCCGGCGTGCCAACGCCGACGCCGGCCTCGAACGGCTCCGCTCTGTTTCTGACACCGTGATCGTCGTCCCGAACGACCGATTGCTGGACTACGCGCCGTCGATGCCGCTGCAGGACGCCTTCAAGATCTGTGACCGCGTCCTCATGCGCTCGGTCAAGGGCATGACCGAACTGATCACCAAGCCCGGCCTCGTCAACGTGGACTTCGCCGACGTTCGCACGATCATGGAGAACGGCGGCGTCGCGATGATCGGTCTCGGCGAGTCCGACTCCGAGAACAAGGCTCAAGACTCCATCCGCTCGGCGCTTCGCTCGCCGTTACTCGACGTTGAGTTCGACGGCGCGAACTCCGCGCTCGTCAACGTCGTCGGCGGCCCGGACATGAGCATCGAAGAAGCCGAGGGCGTCGTCGAGGAGATCTACGACCGCATCGACCCCGACGCCCGGATCATCTGGGGCGCGTCGGTCAACAACGAGTTCGAGGGCAAGATGGAAACGATGATCGTCGTTACCGGCGTCGAAAGCCCACAGATCTACGGCCAGAGTGAGGCCGAACAGGAAAAGGCCGCCCAGCAGCTCGGCGAAGATATCGACTACGTGGACTGA
- a CDS encoding D-aminoacyl-tRNA deacylase: MLGIVVSHADAASTHIGEHLRSLRDWDTSVDETRPDAEGGGTVYRTESAELREFEALHLDIEDAATAFDEPDLLVFASKHAGETEELLTAHHTGNFGVAEYGGEDGHFARACPGAHEAVVSALQRHAPPEYEVGMECTHHGPTDVGVPSMFVEVGSAEPQWKDPDAAEAVARAILDLADEPADKPRENGTRRHLLGVGGGHYAPRFERVVRETDWAVGHIAANWSIDALTEWADSDEERDAVLKRAFRASAADYTLMEGDRPDLKTAIESLGYRVVSETFVQETTGVDLGLVEALEDAVRPVDDGLRFGELAPGYDGEWAILDLPDELISDARGIDSDALRAAIEGQSIAYVTEQNGTVLTGPIVCPATTDLEAVIDPLVTILERRFDSIDWTADELVARETVFDPDLARTADIPEGPKFGKLASGEAVEIGGEEIDPERFHHERIRRYTL; this comes from the coding sequence ATGCTTGGAATCGTTGTCTCACACGCTGACGCGGCGTCGACTCACATCGGTGAGCACCTGCGTTCCCTGCGAGACTGGGACACGAGCGTCGACGAGACGCGACCCGACGCCGAAGGTGGTGGAACGGTGTACCGGACTGAGAGCGCGGAACTCCGCGAGTTCGAGGCGCTTCATCTGGACATCGAAGACGCCGCGACGGCGTTCGACGAGCCGGACCTGCTGGTGTTCGCTTCGAAACACGCCGGCGAGACCGAGGAACTGCTGACGGCCCACCACACTGGGAACTTCGGCGTCGCAGAGTACGGCGGCGAGGACGGCCACTTCGCTCGCGCCTGTCCCGGCGCACACGAGGCAGTGGTCTCGGCACTCCAGCGCCATGCTCCACCGGAATACGAGGTCGGGATGGAGTGTACACACCACGGCCCGACGGACGTCGGTGTTCCGTCGATGTTCGTCGAGGTCGGCAGCGCGGAGCCACAGTGGAAAGACCCTGACGCCGCCGAAGCCGTCGCCAGAGCGATACTGGACCTCGCAGACGAACCGGCCGACAAGCCACGGGAGAACGGGACGCGCCGCCACCTCCTTGGCGTCGGCGGCGGTCACTATGCGCCACGGTTCGAGCGGGTCGTCCGGGAGACTGACTGGGCCGTCGGCCACATCGCCGCAAACTGGTCGATAGACGCCCTGACCGAGTGGGCCGACAGCGACGAGGAGCGTGACGCCGTTCTCAAACGTGCCTTCCGAGCTAGCGCGGCCGATTACACCCTTATGGAGGGTGACCGGCCAGACCTCAAGACAGCTATCGAGTCACTCGGCTACCGGGTCGTCAGCGAAACCTTCGTTCAGGAGACGACTGGTGTCGACCTCGGCCTCGTTGAGGCGCTTGAAGACGCTGTCCGGCCGGTCGACGACGGTCTCAGGTTCGGAGAGCTCGCACCGGGATACGACGGCGAGTGGGCGATACTCGACCTTCCGGACGAACTGATATCGGACGCGCGCGGCATCGATAGCGACGCACTGCGTGCGGCTATCGAAGGGCAGTCTATCGCGTATGTGACCGAGCAAAACGGGACCGTACTCACCGGACCGATTGTCTGTCCAGCAACGACAGATCTGGAAGCGGTTATCGACCCGCTCGTCACAATTCTCGAACGACGCTTCGACAGCATCGACTGGACTGCGGACGAACTCGTTGCCCGCGAGACGGTGTTCGACCCGGACCTCGCGCGGACGGCCGACATCCCCGAAGGACCGAAGTTCGGGAAGCTCGCCTCGGGCGAGGCAGTCGAAATCGGCGGGGAAGAGATCGACCCGGAGCGGTTCCATCACGAGCGTATACGTCGATATACGCTGTGA